Proteins found in one Saccharomyces kudriavzevii IFO 1802 strain IFO1802 genome assembly, chromosome: 11 genomic segment:
- the BCH2 gene encoding Bch2p (similar to Saccharomyces cerevisiae CHS6 (YJL099W) and BCH2 (YKR027W); ancestral locus Anc_1.267), with product MSFLWGSTRSKKSKDKKAAGSLPPGTTLLQRVKPARRGVPVDYPRTLEKEHGESLLFRTSLLNELVSAGKSGIGPPDLIHCTELDKFHGEKIGEFFYITGIDASNISMPIAFLKLIKWNDGKKLKSASLKNDNITTYCTFDLFQKLDIRLRYETEDVYQVNVVNCLDGNNDTPLSDLIWEETFVSCCIRSMIINLDAERKIPGLVELPFVFENRSSSDYKRVIDTLCKFLPRFLECGWDSTKSVYATVLNNYLTETLLIFLSITPGFMIDYAIQALENLITNDPSNSKYYAIVIISIMEQSNDRNLEMIKRIHAILNLLVPELYGLPVDEPHSADLINCITDVLNIQARFLLNSLDYELSLSIATMATNLSSDSFESWFLLAKSYIFLEEYSKALLSINSMPCLPEYDIVKHSQINAFKLHMNYYEAPLCHSREHCTMTSHELNHLMSTMHYENELDLRAIIFGRTVMPNESKYGCIEGIWNKSCLELGPICGPQSDNLINFVSQQEVKSIGDLSLLKRSKDTRQKSWFNEQVCLLLMELVGRIGWNFLLQLRSDVFVMESKFKMIDSSDELSAELRQKRLCQRWFDALFLDIYEDLSVSTSSQENKATAKYSGLEWELLGLTLLRVGDLSDAVACLRTSIMARFDPISCHHLLSLYLSLDLNDEFMKRFDVDIVLDLLVKLISFRIRFYDKFQIFSFQVLRKLKGQLGPEIIKNKIINSPYGQAGIALVTDYMLGCLSESGYEAYAAYERPLPEIPPTAGEPLD from the coding sequence ATGAGTTTTTTATGGGGGTCTACGAGGTctaaaaaaagcaaagatAAAAAGGCTGCGGGATCTCTTCCACCAGGTACGACTTTATTACAGCGTGTTAAGCCAGCACGCAGGGGCGTTCCTGTAGACTACCCAAGAACTCTGGAGAAAGAGCATGGTGAAAGCTTATTGTTTAGAACATCGCTTTTAAATGAGTTGGTGAGCGCTGGTAAATCCGGGATTGGGCCTCCGGACCTAATTCACTGTACAGAGCTAGATAAATTTCATGGTGAGAAAATTGGTGAATTCTTTTACATTACTGGAATTGACGCTTCGAATATTTCTATGCCGATTGCATTTCTGAAACTGATAAAATGGAACGATGGCAAGAAGCTGAAATCAGCGtccttgaaaaatgacAACATTACAACCTACTGCACATTCGacctctttcaaaaattagaCATCAGGCTAAGATATGAAACAGAAGACGTTTATCAAGTTAACGTTGTCAACTGCTTAGATGGAAATAATGACACTCCATTGAGTGATCTCATTTGGGAAGAAACTTTCGTGAGTTGTTGCATAAGAAGCATGATTATTAATTTAGATGCTGAAAGGAAAATACCTGGACTGGTGGAACTACCGTTTGTATTCGAGAACAGAAGTTCAAGTGACTACAAAAGGGTAATTGATACATTGTGCAAATTTTTACCTAGGTTTTTGGAGTGCGGTTGGGATTCCACAAAAAGCGTCTACGCAACAGTACTGAATAACTACCTAACTGAAACGCtattaatatttttatctATTACTCCAGGCTTCATGATCGACTATGCGATTCAGGCTTTAGAAAATTTAATAACGAATGATCCATCAAACTCTAAATATTATgctattgttattatttccATCATGGAGCAAAGCAACGACCGTAATTTAGAAATGATTAAAAGGATACACGCGATATTGAACCTACTGGTACCCGAACTGTATGGACTTCCTGTGGACGAACCTCACAGTGCCGACTTGATCAATTGCATTACTGATGTGTTAAACATTCAGGCAAGATTTCTTCTAAACAGCCTTGATTATGAACTATCGTTATCTATTGCCACAATGGCCACCAATTTATCATCAGATAGTTTCGAATCTTGGTTTCTGTTAGCCAAAagttatatttttttagaaGAGTACAGTAAGGCACTGCTTTCGATCAACTCAATGCCCTGTTTGCCGGAATACGATATCGTTAAGCACTCTCAGATAAACGCATTTAAGTTGCATATGAATTATTACGAAGCTCCGCTATGTCATAGCAGAGAGCATTGTACCATGACCTCACATGAGTTAAATCATCTGATGAGCACTATGCATTACGAAAATGAGCTGGATTTGAGAGCAATAATATTTGGGCGCACTGTAATGCCCAACGAATCTAAATACGGATGCATCGAAGGAATATGGAATAAGTCCTGTCTTGAATTGGGACCTATTTGTGGACCTCAAAGTGATAACTTGATAAACTTTGTTTCTCAGCAAGAAGTAAAATCTATAGGAGATTTGAGTTTATTGAAACGAAGCAAAGATACTAGACAAAAGAGTTGGTTCAATGAGCAGGTGTGTCTTTTACTCATGGAACTAGTTGGTAGAATCGGTTGGAATTTCTTACTTCAGCTAAGATCTGACGTTTTCGTTATGGAGagtaaattcaaaatgataGACTCTTCGGATGAGCTTTCCGCAGAACTTCGTCAAAAAAGGCTATGTCAGAGATGGTTTGATGCACTATTTTTGGACATTTATGAAGATTTGAGCGTTAGCACCTCATCTCAAGAAAACAAGGCCACCGCGAAATACAGCGGCTTAGAATGGGAACTACTAGGCTTAACCTTGCTTCGAGTCGGTGATTTATCCGACGCAGTGGCATGCCTACGAACTAGTATCATGGCGAGATTTGATCCTATCAGTTGTCACCATCTCTTAAGTCTCTATTTATCCCTGGATCTTAACGATGAGTTTATGAAAAGATTTGATGTGGATATTGTTTTGGACCTACTTGTGAAACTCATCTCCTTCCGCATACGATTCTATGATAAGttccaaatattttcctttcaaGTGCTAAGAAAGTTAAAGGGGCAACTGGGCCCTGAGattatcaagaataaaataatcaatTCACCTTATGGCCAAGCTGGAATCGCATTGGTGACAGATTATATGCTTGGATGCCTTTCAGAGAGTGGGTATGAAGCCTATGCAGCCTATGAACGTCCTCTTCCAGAAATCCCTCCCACTGCAGGCGAACCTTTAGACTAA
- the RQT4 gene encoding Rqt4p (similar to Saccharomyces cerevisiae YKR023W; ancestral locus Anc_1.259): MARQQAIDYATKQVPQILPLEESDVKALCEQVLSTSSDNPEQIASKFLEFLGHEDLSFEFVMRFNELLTQLDKEEVRKSKNAHLEQTTPIASKSVPKLVTHNYKNKGTIEQPKKKINDDRKDLAKPPAVQPSNQNAKSQSKKKKKVHKSQQKLQSLQEIDDAIKILELRDSGSSNQTCNCQGIRHPVFEIAPNCLHCGKVICVKEGLNRGECGHCHEALITEEERAQMMKILNHEKNELNDSSSSSNDSNSISVPRKKTKSYKITSGMGKNLFAERDKLFDFIERKREREIKRNEVLKLQEKQEDTSANEERFGEQDTAVEENPELLAAQERLDRLLHFQDTSAERTKIIDNASDFSMNQEAGLWGSARERALALKKQQRNLRKWEKVEKERNGRREKYVVSMNIGSNGKVTMTEVPKDTQNVVADSDDELNDISDEEDISDLKYIHDLKDEIDTTKAMESSHLQSKTWDHERDKKQFDRPTYVKKNANSAPNGKREENTHEVKDYDLRSRVQVDQNAESSVEQNILAVL; this comes from the coding sequence atggCAAGACAGCAGGCTATTGACTATGCGACAAAGCAAGTTCCACAGATTTTGCCCTTAGAAGAATCTGATGTTAAAGCGTTGTGTGAGCAGGTGCTAAGCACGTCATCTGACAACCCAGAGCAGATTGCCTCCAAATTTTTAGAGTTTCTGGGACATGAGGATTTatcctttgaatttgttaTGAGGTTTAATGAACTTTTGACTCAACTTGATAAAGAAGAGGTGAGAAAATCGAAAAATGCACATCTTGAACAGACAACTCCAATTGCATCTAAGAGTGTGCCAAAGCTCGTTACTCATAACTATAAAAACAAAGGCACGATTGAGCAGccgaaaaagaaaataaacgATGATAGAAAAGATTTGGCAAAACCACCTGCTGTGCAGCCGTCGAATCAAAATGCAAAGTCACaatcgaagaaaaagaaaaaagtgcACAAATCCCAGCAGAAATTACAGTCGCTgcaagaaattgatgatgCTATTAAGATACTAGAGCTTCGAGATAGCGGTTCCTCTAATCAAACCTGTAATTGCCAAGGCATAAGACACCCGGTTTTCGAAATAGCACCAAACTGCCTTCATTGTGGTAAAGTGATTTGTGTCAAGGAAGGACTGAATAGAGGTGAATGCGGCCACTGTCATGAAGCGTTGATTactgaagaggaaagggcacaaatgatgaaaattttaaaccatgaaaaaaatgaattaaatgattcttcatcatcatccaaTGATTCAAATAGTATTAGCGTTCcaaggaaaaaaaccaaaagcTATAAAATAACTTCTGGTATGGGTAAAAATCTATTTGCTGAACGGGACAAATTGTTTGATTTCATcgaaaggaaaagagaaagagaaataaaGCGTAACGAAGTATTGAAATTACAAGAAAAGCAGGAAGACACTAGCGCCAATGAGGAACGATTTGGTGAACAAGATACCGCTGTGGAGGAGAATCCTGAACTATTAGCCGCACAAGAACGGTTAGATAGGTTACTACATTTCCAGGACACTTCGGcagaaagaacaaaaattattgataATGCTAGTGATTTCAGCATGAACCAGGAAGCTGGATTATGGGGTAGTGCAAGAGAAAGGGCTCTTGCTTTGAAGAAACAGCAGCGTAATCTGAGAAAATGGGAGAAAGTGGAGAAGGAACGTAATGGCAGGCGCGAAAAATACGTTGTAAGCATGAATATAGGCTCCAACGGTAAAGTAACCATGACAGAGGTGCCCAAGGACACGCAAAATGTGGTTGCTgattcagatgatgaattgaaCGATATAAGTGACGAAGAAGACATCAGCGACTTAAAATACATACATGATCTGAAGGATGAAATAGATACAACGAAAGCCATGGAGAGTTCTCATTTACAATCAAAAACATGGGATCATGAACGCGATAAGAAACAGTTCGACAGGCCTACGtatgtgaaaaaaaatgcgaaTAGCGCACCTAATGgtaaaagagaagaaaacacCCACGAAGTTAAAGACTATGATTTGAGATCAAGAGTGCAGGTGGACCAAAATGCAGAGTCTTCGGTAGAACAGAATATTCTTGCAGTACTTTGA
- the DBP7 gene encoding putative ATP-dependent RNA helicase (similar to Saccharomyces cerevisiae DBP7 (YKR024C); ancestral locus Anc_1.261) encodes MSDDDSMLLNFTTNDDAAGNSFKQAAKVTGGRWKDRRRMKMKLEGKTASKKRRADVTGDQGLMSGRDENPSKKMHKDNANGSAVQEKPKGRNAHNTQGRTLPADSQFVSSLFTSNREITTAVNTNIHDESVAINPSNAPLKGDLFASLGVSDVVVSHLEQKMRIQKPTSIQKQTIPQIIANAGKNDFFIHAQTGSGKTLSYLLPIISTILNMETHVDRTSGAFALVVAPTRELASQIYQVCSTLVSCCHYLVPCLLIGGESKKSEKARLRKGCNFIIGTPGRILDHLQNTKVIKEQLSQSLRYIVLDEGDKLMELGFDETISEIIKIVHDIPINSDKFPKLPHKLVHMLCSATLTDGVNKLRNVALKDYKLISNGTKKDADAVTVAPDQLLQRITIVPPKLRLVTLAATLNNITKDFAAIDPQSKTLRTIVFASCSDSVEFHYDAFSGSDGHHKNLTGDSVRLLTKGNTMFPCFSNSQDPNLIIYKLHGSLSQQTRTSTLQHFARDSEATKGKHLIMFCTDVASRGLDLPQVGSVIELDPPFAVEDHLHRVGRTARAGEKGESLLFLLPGEEEKYMDYIQPYHPMGWELLKFDKEILMPAFKDVNVNRNDKFIRKDDKNKGGDDKEYEWDTNATTWHLNIERRVVGDSAFKNLAVKGFISHVRAYATHISQEKKFFNVKFLHLGHLAKSFGLRERPKAMGLQSSKDGNGENKPAKENAKNKMFRMARMAEKQIVSEFNY; translated from the coding sequence ATGAGTGACGATGATTCTATGCTGTTAAACTTTACCACCAATGATGACGCTGCAGGAAATTCTTTCAAGCAAGCTGCTAAGGTGACAGGCGGTAGATGGAAGgatagaagaagaatgaagatgaaattagAAGGTAAGACGGCctcgaagaaaagaagagcagATGTCACTGGGGATCAAGGGTTAATGTCGGGAAGAGACGAGAATCccagcaaaaaaatgcataAGGATAACGCCAATGGATCTGCAGTGCAGGAAAAACCTAAGGGTAGAAATGCTCATAACACCCAAGGAAGAACATTGCCAGCAGACTCTCAGTTTGTTTCGTCCTTGTTTACATCCAACAGAGAGATTACGACCGCCGTGAACACTAATATTCATGATGAAAGTGTTGCCATTAACCCGTCCAACGCACCATTGAAAGGTGATCTTTTTGCGTCACTAGGTGTCTCTGATGTTGTCGTTTCTCATTTGGAGCAAAAGATGCGTATCCAAAAGCCTACCAGTATCCAAAAGCAGACCATCCCTCAAATTATAGCTAACGCAGGGAAAAAcgatttttttattcatgcTCAAACTGGTTCGGGTAAAACGTTATCATACTTGTTGCCCATCATATCCACTATCTTGAACATGGAAACCCACGTTGATCGCACATCCGGTGCGTTCGCTTTGGTCGTTGCTCCTACACGTGAATTAGCGTCGCAAATATATCAGGTCTGCTCCACTCTTGTCTCATGCTGTCATTATCTTGTTCCATGTCTGCTGATTGGTGGTGAAAGTAAGAAGTCAGAGAAGGCTAGATTGCGTAAAGGTTGTAATTTCATTATTGGCACCCCAGGTCGTATCTTGGACCATTTGCAAAATACTAAAGTCATTAAGGAGCAATTGAGTCAATCCCTAAGGTATATTGTATTGGATGAAGGTGACAAATTGATGGAATTGGGGTTTGATGAAACAATCAGTGAAATTATAAAGATTGTCCATGATATTCCTATCAACTCCGATAAGTTTCCCAAGCTACCTCACAAGTTAGTGCACATGCTATGTAGTGCCACATTGACTGACGGTGTTAATAAGCTAAGAAATGTAGCCCTAAAAGATTACAAATTGATTAGCAATGGTACAAAGAAGGATGCAGATGCTGTAACGGTAGCTCCCGATCAACTGTTGCAAAGGATCACTATTGTTCCGCCAAAGTTGCGTCTTGTGACCTTGGCTGCTACTCTGAACAACATCACCAAAGATTTTGCAGCTATTGATCCACAGTCCAAGACACTGCGTACAATTGTATTCGCATCATGTTCAGATAGTGTGGAATTCCATTATGATGCTTTTTCCGGAAGTGATGGGCACCATAAGAATTTAACAGGTGATTCCGTGAGGTTACTTACAAAGGGAAACACTATGTTTCCCTGTTTTTCTAATTCGCAGGATCCTAATTTGATTATCTACAAATTGCACGGATCTTTGTCTCAACAAACAAGAACCTCTACTCTGCAACACTTTGCTCGTGACAGTGAAGCCACTAAGGGAAAACATTTGATCATGTTCTGTACAGATGTGGCAAGTAGAGGTTTAGATCTTCCCCAAGTTGGATCCGTTATTGAATTGGACCCGCCATTTGCAGTTGAAGACCATTTACATAGAGTGGGTCGTACCGCTCGTGCTGGTGAGAAGGGGGAAAGTTTGCTATTCTTACTTCCTggtgaagaggaaaaatacATGGACTACATTCAGCCATACCATCCCATGGGTTGGGAATTACtgaaatttgataaagaaatattaATGCCGGCTTTTAAAGATGTTAATGTCAATAGAAATGACAAATTTATTAGAAAAGATGACAAGAATAAGGGCGGAGATGACAAAGAATATGAATGGGACACCAATGCCACAACGTGGCACTTAAATATAGAAAGACGGGTAGTAGGAGATTCTGCATTCAAGAACCTTGCTGTCAAGGGTTTTATTAGTCACGTGAGGGCTTATGCTACGCATATATCgcaagaaaagaagttctTTAATGTTAAATTCCTGCATTTGGGCCATTTGGCTAAAAGCTTTGGATTACGTGAAAGGCCTAAGGCTATGGGATTGCAAAGTAGTAAGGATGGCAATGGTGAAAATAAACCGGCCAAGGAAAACGCCAAGAATAAAATGTTCCGTATGGCTCGTATGGCAGAGAAGCAAATAGTAAGTGAATTTAATTATTAA
- the RPC37 gene encoding DNA-directed RNA polymerase III subunit C37 (similar to Saccharomyces cerevisiae RPC37 (YKR025W); ancestral locus Anc_1.262): MSTDNKLFVTEEEEEDRTQDRADVEDESNDVDMIADENGTSSAASNEQEDEEGKGEGSDDSDDGEREEKEDDDPVIEELPLNISGNDESLHVFQYANRPRLVGRKPAEHPFISAARYKPKSHLWEIETPLDEQAFYNKDKAEADWNGVNIQTLKGVGVENNGQYAAFVKDMQVYLVPVERIAQLKPYFKYIDDVNITRKQEDAKRNPNPSSQRAQVVTMSVKSVNDPSQNRLTGSLLAHKVADEEANLELTWAEDTFEQFKETVVKEAEGKTLIASEKQEDYIDNLV, translated from the coding sequence ATGAGTACCGATAACAAGTTGTTTGTCACtgaggaggaggaagaagacaGAACGCAGGACCGCGCTGATGTGGAGGACGAATCGAACGACGTTGATATGATAGCGGATGAGAACGGAACAAGCAGTGCTGCTTCTAATGAGCaggaggatgaagaaggaaaggGAGAGGGCAGTGATGACAGCGATGACGGGGAGCGAGAGGAGAAGGAGGACGATGACCCAGTAATTGAGGAGTTACCACTGAACATCTCCGGAAATGACGAGTCGCTACACGTGTTTCAGTACGCAAATAGACCAAGGCTAGTCGGACGCAAACCTGCTGAGCACCCGTTCATATCTGCGGCCAGATATAAGCCCAAATCGCATCTATGGGAAATAGAAACTCCCTTAGATGAGCAAGCTTTTTATAACAAGGATAAAGCCGAGGCTGATTGGAACGGTGTCAATATTCAGACATTAAAGGGTGTTGGCGTGGAGAACAATGGTCAGTATGCTGCGTTTGTCAAGGACATGCAGGTTTATTTGGTGCCCGTTGAGAGGATAGCACAGCTAAAGCCATACTTCAAGTATATCGATGACGTGAATATAACAAGAAAGCAGGAGGACGCCAAGAGGAATCCCAATCCTTCGTCGCAACGTGCTCAAGTGGTCACCATGTCCGTAAAGAGCGTCAACGATCCTTCTCAAAACAGACTCACTGGATCCCTGCTGGCACATAAAGTGGCCGACGAGGAGGCTAATCTCGAGTTAACCTGGGCGGAAGATACGTTTGAGcaattcaaagaaactGTCGTGAAGGAAGCTGAAGGTAAAACCCTGATAGCCtcagaaaaacaagaagattaTATAGATAATTTAGTTTGA
- the GCN3 gene encoding translation initiation factor eIF2B subunit alpha (similar to Saccharomyces cerevisiae GCN3 (YKR026C); ancestral locus Anc_1.263) — translation MSEFNITETYLRFLEEDTEMTMPIAAIEALVTLLRIKTPETAAEMINTIKSSTEELIKSIPNSVSLRAGCDIFMRFVLRNLHLYGDWENCKQHLIENGQLFVSRAKKSRNKIAEIGVDFISDDDIILVHGYSRAVFSLLNHAANKFIRFRCVVTESRPSKQGNQLYSLLEQKGIPVTLIVDSAVGAVIDKVDKVFVGAEGVAESGGIINLVGTYSVGVLAHNARKPFYVVTESHKFVRMFPLSSDDLPMAGPPLDFTRRTDDVEDALRGPTIDYTAQEYITALITDLGVLTPSAVSEELIKMWYD, via the coding sequence ATGTCTGAGTTCAACATCACAGAGACGTACCTAAGGTTTCTAGAGGAGGATACCGAGATGACAATGCCGATTGCTGCCATTGAAGCGTTGGTCACATTGCTGAGAATAAAAACACCCGAGACGGCGGCAGAAATGATTAATACCATAAAGAGCTCCACGGAGGAACTTATTAAATCTATTCCAAACTCGGTATCTTTGAGAGCCGGCTGTGACATCTTTATGAGATTTGTCTTGAGGAATCTTCATTTATATGGTGATTGGGAAAATTGTAAACAGCATTTGATTGAGAACGGTCAACTTTTCGTATCGAGAGCGAAGAAATCCCGTAATAAGATTGCAGAAATAGGGGTGGATTTCATatctgatgatgatattatcTTAGTACATGGTTATTCAAGAGCCGTATTTTCGTTATTGAACCATGCAGCAAATAAGTTCATCAGGTTTAGATGCGTGGTGACAGAATCAAGACCAAGTAAGCAGGGGAACCAGTTGTATTCTTTGCTTGAACAAAAGGGCATACCTGTTACTCTTATTGTCGATAGTGCGGTTGGGGCGGTAATCGATAAAGTCGACAAAGTATTTGTTGGTGCTGAGGGGGTGGCAGAATCTGGTGGTATTATAAATCTTGTAGGTACTTATTCTGTGGGTGTGCTAGCACATAATGCAAGAAAACCATTCTATGTGGTCACTGAAAGTCACAAGTTCGTCCGTATGTTTCCATTGTCTTCCGATGACTTACCTATGGCTGGTCCTCCATTAGATTTCACACGCCGTACGGACGATGTAGAAGACGCATTGCGTGGGCCCACTATCGACTACACCGCTCAAGAATACATCACAGCATTGATCACAGACTTAGGGGTCCTGACTCCGAGCGCCGTTTCAGAAGAGTTGATCAAGATGTGGTATGACTGA